One region of Pseudomonadota bacterium genomic DNA includes:
- a CDS encoding transporter substrate-binding domain-containing protein: MKQRGALRLLAAAGLVGLFAVQPATAEDLVLGNEGTYPPFSIMGTDGSLSGIEPDLAREVCARMGANCEIVAMDFDGLLPSLTTGKIDMIVSQLTPLPERLEATEFTVPLIFSPEGFVVPADWDKGYDNDAMSGMRVGVYKGSSHAKYVEDNLPDATPVYFENNDQMVLDLKAGRIDAVFGHKINWDVLLISTTDGGDWKLSEDDFWASGTREGMSWAVQKGETDLVSRVNEAIQSIIDDCTYTEIRMKYLPGVQLLEEETKCL, from the coding sequence ATGAAGCAACGAGGGGCTTTGAGACTACTGGCTGCCGCGGGACTTGTCGGACTATTCGCGGTGCAACCCGCTACCGCAGAGGACCTCGTTCTTGGCAACGAGGGTACCTATCCACCGTTCAGTATTATGGGAACGGATGGTAGCTTGTCCGGCATCGAGCCCGACCTGGCACGCGAAGTTTGCGCACGCATGGGCGCGAACTGTGAAATCGTGGCGATGGACTTCGACGGCCTGCTGCCTTCGCTGACCACCGGCAAGATCGATATGATCGTCTCGCAGTTGACGCCACTGCCGGAACGCCTTGAGGCAACAGAGTTTACCGTTCCATTGATCTTCAGCCCGGAAGGCTTCGTCGTGCCCGCCGATTGGGACAAGGGTTACGACAACGATGCCATGAGCGGCATGCGCGTCGGCGTCTACAAAGGTTCGTCACACGCCAAGTATGTAGAGGACAACCTGCCCGACGCCACGCCGGTCTATTTCGAGAACAACGACCAGATGGTGCTCGACCTGAAGGCTGGCCGCATTGACGCTGTCTTTGGCCACAAGATCAACTGGGACGTCTTGCTGATCAGCACAACTGACGGCGGAGACTGGAAGCTTAGTGAAGACGATTTTTGGGCGTCCGGCACCAGAGAAGGTATGAGCTGGGCGGTGCAAAAGGGCGAAACCGACCTCGTCAGCCGGGTCAATGAAGCGATCCAGTCGATTATTGACGACTGCACCTACACCGAGATCCGCATGAAGTATCTTCCCGGCGTTCAATTGCTGGAAGAAGAGACGAAGTGCCTCTGA
- a CDS encoding LysR family transcriptional regulator, which translates to MIKEKGDHLWQHIGGRGTSISLMKDNRLMSWPHKIFLGQVSDFELRLLRIFQVVVECQGFTAAENELGITRSTISRHICDLETRLGARLCSRGRGGFALTPEGQSVFNAATQLFSAVEEFRSTVNELHLELAGEIHIGFIDTLVTMDEMGMQSAISRFSKLHPNVQLKIVVGTADEIVRAVQDRRLHIGVTVKQGRAPRIVEIPLATEVSYLYCGPGHEAFDCPESEIDLASVSRFRMVRHAYSEAEGQAISRWNLSVASSANQTEGILLLVLGGSYVGFVPGHFARTWEDKGLLRRLLPATLTTVSTITAIVHKNARQDPMVSQFLSLLPVNQAVPQPKIETAAE; encoded by the coding sequence ATGATCAAGGAGAAAGGCGACCATCTTTGGCAGCACATCGGAGGTCGCGGCACGTCTATCAGCTTGATGAAAGACAACCGTTTGATGAGCTGGCCACACAAGATCTTTCTCGGACAAGTCTCGGATTTCGAACTTCGCCTTCTTCGGATTTTCCAGGTTGTCGTTGAGTGCCAGGGGTTTACGGCCGCGGAGAACGAGTTGGGTATCACCCGCTCGACGATCAGCCGCCATATCTGCGATCTGGAGACGAGACTTGGCGCACGGCTCTGCTCACGCGGACGAGGCGGCTTTGCGCTGACACCAGAAGGCCAATCGGTCTTTAACGCGGCAACGCAACTCTTTTCCGCCGTGGAGGAGTTCCGCTCGACGGTGAATGAACTGCATCTTGAACTCGCTGGCGAGATTCACATCGGATTCATCGATACTCTCGTCACAATGGACGAGATGGGCATGCAAAGCGCGATATCGCGCTTTTCCAAGCTGCATCCGAATGTTCAGTTAAAGATTGTCGTCGGCACCGCTGACGAGATTGTTCGGGCCGTGCAGGATCGGCGGCTGCACATTGGCGTCACGGTAAAACAGGGCCGTGCGCCCCGCATCGTCGAGATCCCGCTGGCGACCGAGGTGAGTTATCTCTATTGCGGCCCGGGCCACGAAGCGTTTGACTGTCCGGAATCAGAGATTGATCTGGCGAGTGTCAGCCGTTTCCGCATGGTACGCCATGCCTATTCGGAAGCAGAAGGCCAAGCGATCAGCCGCTGGAACCTGTCGGTGGCATCCAGCGCCAATCAGACAGAAGGCATATTGCTTCTGGTGCTCGGCGGTTCTTATGTGGGTTTCGTTCCCGGTCATTTTGCCAGAACATGGGAAGACAAGGGATTGCTGCGCCGCCTTCTGCCGGCGACGCTGACGACCGTGTCGACCATCACGGCGATCGTGCACAAAAATGCGCGCCAGGACCCCATGGTCAGCCAGTTCCTATCGCTGCTGCCCGTCAACCAGGCTGTCCCCCAACCCAAGATCGAAACTGCAGCCGAATAG
- a CDS encoding aminotransferase class V-fold PLP-dependent enzyme: MTSRLGSLDVYPPASKFAYFDAASVGLMHKGAAQSIVQWQKALAEEGTVAFNEQDELQILEGLGQAAAKLFGTDEQSVAISSGETPLMASLAWAVAPPKGSTIVATDVCHPSTIYPWMRVAETTGAELRWARGKNYYVAPESIEALIDDNTAVVCLSHAEYGTGQVHDLKHFADLAHKHGALLVVDTTQSAGQIPIDAQSQGFDAAVSSTYKWTCGPFGTGVMYVSPELQQANPGIIGWRSHNDMWDFQADRVDYPDTAKRFEYGTMAYGTALGAAEAINHLLNIGIDTIASHNRTIADELWAGLEETGAEILSPADTAQRSATVAARFPGQDSRELAAALKQRSVVSSLRRDFIRFSPHLYNNSEDVETALSALRDSTR; the protein is encoded by the coding sequence ATGACATCACGGCTTGGATCGTTGGATGTCTATCCGCCTGCCAGCAAGTTTGCCTACTTCGATGCTGCGTCAGTGGGGCTGATGCACAAGGGAGCAGCACAATCCATCGTTCAGTGGCAGAAGGCCTTGGCCGAAGAAGGCACCGTCGCTTTCAACGAACAAGACGAACTGCAGATCCTTGAAGGATTGGGTCAAGCCGCAGCCAAACTGTTCGGCACAGATGAACAGAGCGTCGCCATCTCATCCGGGGAGACGCCACTGATGGCGTCGCTCGCGTGGGCAGTCGCTCCACCGAAAGGCAGCACCATTGTCGCGACCGACGTCTGCCACCCCAGCACAATCTATCCCTGGATGCGTGTTGCCGAGACGACCGGCGCGGAGCTTCGATGGGCGCGCGGCAAAAACTACTACGTTGCGCCGGAGTCGATCGAGGCTCTGATCGACGACAACACGGCTGTCGTTTGCCTGTCCCACGCCGAGTACGGCACGGGACAGGTCCACGATCTCAAACATTTCGCCGATCTCGCCCACAAACATGGTGCGTTGCTTGTTGTCGACACCACGCAATCGGCCGGTCAGATCCCGATTGATGCGCAAAGCCAGGGTTTTGATGCCGCGGTTTCGTCGACCTACAAATGGACGTGCGGCCCCTTCGGAACCGGCGTCATGTATGTCTCGCCGGAACTGCAACAGGCCAATCCGGGCATTATCGGTTGGCGTAGCCACAACGACATGTGGGATTTCCAGGCTGACCGGGTTGACTATCCCGACACCGCGAAGCGGTTCGAGTATGGCACGATGGCGTACGGGACCGCCCTTGGCGCCGCCGAGGCCATCAACCACCTGCTCAACATCGGTATCGACACGATTGCCTCGCACAATCGAACCATTGCCGATGAACTATGGGCTGGTCTTGAGGAGACAGGCGCTGAGATACTCTCCCCGGCTGACACGGCGCAACGTTCGGCAACGGTCGCCGCGCGTTTTCCCGGACAAGACAGCCGCGAGCTTGCGGCTGCCCTCAAACAGCGTTCCGTCGTCTCGTCTTTGCGGCGCGACTTCATCCGCTTTTCGCCTCATCTCTACAACAACTCGGAGGACGTCGAGACCGCCTTGTCGGCGTTGCGTGACAGCACACGCTAA
- a CDS encoding hydantoinase/oxoprolinase family protein, with the protein MRGAWQVGVDIGGTFTDVVAVHAADGTVLSAKTPSRPDDPVASVEAGLAAVGLAWADVADLMHGTTMATNAIVQDKLAPVVLLTTEGFADTLAIGRQNRRELYRLDVLPKLPPLVPAERRLEVAERLDWDGSVLSGLSEAETSRACDAAAACGVDAAAVALLHSYANPAHEKALGAKMAAKIAHVTMSHELNPEPREYERTNATVLNAALMPLVGGYLDRLEANAGETTRLHLFHSAGGMAAVDAMRGRPLGLALSGPAAGVTAAGIVARELGLDRAIAFDMGGTTTDAAVVIDGEVQINSDQRIAGRPIRQLMVAVESIGAGGGSIARLDGSAIRVGPDSAGADPGPACYGAGGETPTVTDANLVLGYINTDRQLGGTVTLDKALARRAVGGIADAFGVGIEEAALGIHRVANASMVRALRRVTVERGIDARQCTLLAFGGAGPMHAVELARACGIDHVVVPRLSSGFSALGCVTARLTYAEQRTVRMARDAWNAADLAALCDDMVSRLSAPLTASGVARDAIDATCVALMHYAGQSDAIEVPFDRPADPATLAADFIDRHQRLYGFATDEPWVLDTLRITVTAPPPLALSALSPTADGADTEASDTTLCWFDAAGPVESERLARDGLTAENRHDGPVVIEDAWSTVIVPPGSTVWADEHGHLHIDVGGKP; encoded by the coding sequence ATGCGTGGCGCCTGGCAGGTCGGTGTCGATATCGGCGGGACGTTCACCGATGTCGTTGCCGTTCACGCGGCCGACGGAACGGTCTTGAGCGCGAAGACGCCGAGCCGGCCGGATGATCCGGTAGCGAGCGTCGAAGCGGGGCTGGCAGCAGTTGGATTGGCATGGGCGGACGTCGCGGACTTGATGCACGGCACGACCATGGCGACCAACGCCATTGTCCAGGACAAGTTGGCGCCCGTCGTCTTGCTGACCACCGAAGGTTTCGCCGACACGCTGGCCATCGGCCGGCAGAATCGTCGTGAACTCTACCGTCTTGACGTGCTGCCCAAACTGCCGCCCTTGGTGCCGGCAGAACGGCGGCTTGAGGTGGCCGAGCGGCTTGATTGGGACGGGTCTGTGTTGTCCGGCCTGAGCGAGGCCGAGACGTCGCGCGCGTGCGACGCGGCAGCGGCATGTGGGGTTGATGCGGCGGCCGTGGCCTTGCTGCACAGCTATGCCAATCCGGCGCACGAGAAGGCCCTGGGTGCGAAAATGGCGGCGAAAATCGCGCATGTGACCATGTCCCACGAACTTAATCCGGAGCCGCGGGAGTACGAGCGGACCAACGCGACGGTGTTGAACGCGGCGCTCATGCCGTTGGTCGGCGGTTATCTCGACAGGTTGGAGGCCAACGCTGGTGAGACGACGCGATTGCATCTCTTTCACTCCGCCGGTGGCATGGCCGCGGTCGATGCCATGCGCGGCCGGCCGCTTGGCTTGGCGCTTTCGGGTCCGGCGGCCGGTGTCACAGCGGCCGGTATCGTCGCGCGGGAGCTCGGGCTGGACCGCGCCATTGCCTTCGACATGGGCGGCACGACGACAGACGCCGCCGTCGTTATTGACGGCGAGGTTCAGATCAACAGCGACCAACGGATTGCCGGTCGACCGATCCGTCAGTTGATGGTCGCCGTCGAATCCATTGGCGCCGGCGGCGGTTCGATCGCGCGCCTTGACGGTTCGGCGATCCGCGTCGGGCCCGACAGCGCCGGCGCCGACCCGGGACCCGCCTGCTACGGCGCCGGCGGCGAGACGCCGACGGTCACCGACGCCAACCTGGTGCTCGGCTATATCAACACTGACCGGCAACTGGGCGGCACGGTCACCCTGGATAAAGCGTTGGCACGCCGCGCCGTCGGTGGCATAGCCGATGCGTTTGGCGTCGGCATCGAAGAGGCGGCGCTGGGCATTCATCGCGTCGCCAATGCCAGCATGGTGCGCGCCCTGCGCCGCGTCACGGTTGAACGCGGTATCGATGCTCGTCAATGCACGCTGCTCGCCTTTGGTGGCGCCGGGCCGATGCATGCGGTCGAACTGGCGCGTGCTTGCGGCATTGACCACGTTGTCGTGCCGCGTCTGTCCAGTGGATTCTCCGCGCTCGGCTGCGTGACCGCACGCCTGACCTATGCGGAGCAGCGGACCGTACGCATGGCGCGCGACGCCTGGAACGCCGCCGACCTGGCGGCGCTGTGCGACGACATGGTGTCCCGGTTGTCGGCACCGTTGACCGCAAGCGGCGTGGCGCGCGACGCCATCGATGCCACCTGTGTCGCCTTGATGCACTATGCCGGTCAGAGCGACGCGATCGAGGTGCCGTTCGATCGGCCGGCGGATCCCGCGACCCTGGCCGCTGATTTCATCGACCGGCATCAGCGGCTCTATGGCTTTGCCACGGATGAGCCCTGGGTGTTGGATACCCTGCGTATCACGGTCACGGCGCCACCGCCCCTGGCGTTGTCGGCGCTGTCGCCAACCGCCGATGGGGCGGATACGGAGGCGTCGGACACGACCCTGTGCTGGTTCGATGCGGCCGGTCCGGTCGAGAGCGAGAGGTTGGCGCGCGATGGTCTTACGGCGGAGAACCGCCATGATGGACCGGTGGTCATCGAAGACGCATGGTCGACGGTGATCGTGCCGCCGGGATCGACGGTCTGGGCCGACGAACACGGTCATCTGCACATCGATGTCGGAGGCAAGCCGTGA
- a CDS encoding hydantoinase B/oxoprolinase family protein has translation MTGRVDPFTVEVIRHAITAIAEEMSYVVMRSARSPLLREAGDLSSALTDADGELIAQGRDIPVHMGVMAATVREFLKRVPTEQLAQGDVWFVNLPEVGGNHLPDVKAIRPVFFDGDVQAFAVSLAHWADIGGGRPGSYVPHARDAWQEGLRIPPTRLFTAEGPDREKLNFVTANVRGGIEREGDILAQMAATRAADEAMQVLFADHGAATVQQAIVALHDQSEAAMRQALADLPDGSYTGEDLLDDDGAGGPPVAIRVTLTIDGDRAVVDFSASDDATPGPLNATPFSTAASVFYALKAVAGPDIQPNAGCYRPLDIITRPGSLLEPPVDKPVVGGNHETTQRVADAIFRALEPVVPERLTAGCATTSGLLLFGGRDPRNGEWTTLYEVHGGGEGARHDRDGMPVTRPHMSNVMNTPAEVIETNYPIRLVCQRLRRGSGGEGRHRGGEGQERVYEIIADEMWLTSMVDRAVVPPYGLQGGEAGAPYRITLRRADGTVERLGGKDEARLTKGDRVTIETSGGGGFGTADV, from the coding sequence GTGACCGGCCGGGTCGATCCCTTCACCGTCGAGGTGATCCGCCACGCCATCACGGCGATCGCCGAGGAGATGTCATATGTGGTCATGCGCTCGGCCCGATCGCCGCTGTTGCGCGAGGCCGGCGACCTCTCCTCCGCCTTGACCGACGCGGATGGCGAACTCATCGCCCAGGGCCGCGACATCCCCGTCCATATGGGCGTCATGGCCGCAACCGTGCGTGAGTTTCTGAAACGGGTACCGACCGAACAGCTGGCGCAGGGTGACGTCTGGTTCGTCAACTTGCCGGAGGTCGGCGGCAACCACCTGCCTGACGTCAAGGCGATCAGGCCGGTGTTCTTTGACGGCGATGTGCAGGCGTTTGCCGTCAGCTTGGCGCACTGGGCCGATATCGGCGGCGGTCGTCCTGGCAGCTACGTGCCGCATGCCCGCGACGCCTGGCAGGAGGGTCTGCGGATTCCACCCACGCGGCTTTTCACCGCCGAGGGACCGGACCGCGAGAAGCTGAACTTCGTCACCGCCAACGTGCGCGGCGGCATCGAGCGCGAAGGCGACATCCTGGCGCAGATGGCGGCGACCCGCGCCGCCGATGAGGCCATGCAGGTGCTGTTTGCCGACCATGGCGCCGCGACGGTACAGCAGGCGATTGTCGCACTGCACGACCAGTCCGAGGCCGCCATGCGACAGGCCTTGGCGGATCTCCCGGACGGTTCTTACACGGGCGAGGATCTGCTCGATGACGACGGAGCGGGCGGTCCGCCGGTGGCCATCCGCGTCACGCTGACGATCGACGGCGATCGGGCCGTTGTCGATTTCTCCGCGTCCGATGACGCCACGCCCGGGCCGTTGAACGCGACGCCGTTCTCGACCGCGGCCAGCGTCTTCTATGCCTTGAAGGCGGTGGCCGGGCCGGACATTCAGCCGAACGCCGGATGTTACCGGCCGCTCGACATCATCACGCGCCCCGGTTCGCTGCTGGAGCCGCCGGTCGACAAACCGGTCGTCGGCGGCAATCACGAGACCACCCAGCGTGTCGCCGATGCCATCTTCCGCGCGCTGGAGCCTGTCGTGCCGGAACGGTTGACCGCCGGCTGCGCGACGACGTCGGGCCTTTTGTTGTTCGGTGGCCGCGATCCGCGCAACGGAGAGTGGACGACACTCTATGAAGTCCATGGCGGCGGCGAAGGCGCGCGTCATGACCGCGACGGCATGCCAGTCACGCGTCCGCACATGTCCAACGTCATGAACACACCGGCGGAGGTGATCGAGACCAACTATCCGATCCGCCTGGTATGCCAGCGGCTAAGACGAGGGTCGGGCGGTGAGGGCCGTCACCGCGGTGGCGAGGGCCAGGAGCGCGTCTATGAAATCATCGCCGATGAGATGTGGTTGACCTCCATGGTCGACCGCGCGGTGGTGCCGCCCTATGGCCTGCAGGGCGGTGAGGCGGGCGCGCCGTACCGCATTACCTTGCGGCGCGCCGACGGCACGGTCGAACGACTGGGCGGCAAGGACGAGGCGCGCCTGACGAAAGGCGACAGGGTGACAATTGAAACCAGCGGCGGCGGCGGCTTTGGCACCGCTGATGTCTGA
- a CDS encoding SDR family NAD(P)-dependent oxidoreductase has product MRLDGKTALVTGAAQGMGSAICKAMAAEGCDLVLAARTRGPLDDLAEELRAMGRKAEVVTCDVVQEDQVAAMVEATLKVFDGNLDILVNVAGATGPIETPVWQIDQQAFDDLVRTNLQGTFLPIKHVLPSMVERRYGKIINIGGSSGMRGYRYRAAYSSSKWSIRGLTRTTALDVGEYNINVNAVMPGIVETPRMHKLCEEKARVRGWTVDQVYEEYVQDMALKRVTTPEDIAHAVVFLATDEARQITGQEIVVDGGWDV; this is encoded by the coding sequence ATGAGGTTGGATGGCAAGACGGCACTGGTGACCGGTGCGGCGCAGGGCATGGGAAGCGCCATCTGCAAGGCGATGGCGGCGGAAGGCTGCGATCTCGTCCTTGCCGCCCGCACCAGGGGTCCACTGGACGACCTGGCCGAGGAGTTGCGCGCGATGGGCCGCAAGGCGGAGGTCGTGACCTGCGACGTCGTCCAGGAGGATCAGGTCGCGGCCATGGTCGAGGCCACGCTCAAGGTCTTCGACGGTAACCTCGATATCCTCGTGAACGTGGCCGGCGCGACCGGTCCGATTGAAACGCCGGTTTGGCAGATCGACCAGCAGGCTTTCGACGATCTGGTACGCACCAATCTGCAGGGCACGTTTCTGCCAATCAAACACGTACTGCCGTCCATGGTGGAGCGGCGCTATGGCAAGATCATCAATATCGGCGGCAGCTCGGGCATGCGTGGATACCGCTACCGCGCGGCCTACAGCTCGTCGAAGTGGTCGATCCGTGGCCTGACCCGCACCACCGCGCTGGACGTCGGCGAATACAACATCAACGTGAACGCGGTCATGCCGGGCATCGTCGAGACGCCGCGCATGCACAAGCTATGCGAGGAAAAGGCCCGGGTTCGCGGTTGGACCGTCGATCAGGTCTATGAGGAGTACGTCCAGGACATGGCGCTCAAGCGCGTGACCACGCCCGAGGATATCGCCCACGCCGTGGTGTTTCTGGCAACTGATGAGGCTCGCCAGATTACGGGTCAGGAAATCGTTGTCGACGGCGGCTGGGACGTCTAA
- a CDS encoding DUF2478 domain-containing protein yields MPIAAVLSDASTSAGLVLTKVARHLQRKGCRLAGAVQTTDPQEARQGTCVMTLSVLPDGPELPIWQELGQHARGCRLDHEALEDVVGLVDRAIESTTDVLIINKFGKREGEGAGFRQTIARAIDLNIPVLVGINEAERQTFESFVGGAGHVLPARLDDVLLWYDRAST; encoded by the coding sequence ATGCCGATTGCCGCGGTTCTATCCGACGCCTCCACCTCGGCCGGCCTCGTCTTGACCAAAGTTGCTCGACATCTGCAACGAAAGGGATGCCGTCTGGCGGGCGCGGTGCAAACCACCGATCCGCAAGAAGCACGTCAAGGCACCTGCGTTATGACGCTCAGTGTACTGCCGGACGGACCCGAACTGCCGATCTGGCAGGAGCTCGGGCAACATGCCAGGGGCTGTCGTCTGGACCACGAAGCCCTTGAAGATGTTGTCGGTTTGGTCGATCGCGCTATCGAGTCAACGACCGATGTCCTGATCATCAACAAATTTGGCAAACGCGAAGGCGAGGGCGCTGGTTTTCGGCAAACGATCGCACGCGCGATCGATCTGAACATTCCGGTTCTGGTTGGCATCAACGAGGCCGAACGGCAGACGTTCGAGAGTTTCGTCGGTGGCGCCGGTCATGTGTTGCCGGCGCGCCTCGACGATGTTCTGCTGTGGTACGATAGGGCCTCTACCTGA
- a CDS encoding LCCL domain-containing protein has protein sequence MTRCTSALIVLAAAAGLSLGSMSTAQAAENTSDEIPLIEWDTSLVTFQFDNDKFLGQRFTAKCKPANVDDMDEAVYGTDVYPSNNSICVAAVHAGLVDRDGGVITVQLNPGASEYVGSSRNGIDTQSLPGTQRSMVFVTGAETNNVDQILLDNVQRIDWDTKFTRTGLAYEQLLGQHFVFSCPEAPNNMNSRRVVGTDSYAFDSMICRAAVHAGAITTDGGLVTVQMDSGKERLVGSIRNGIETKDGPGGHRTLSFVEAPTAQN, from the coding sequence ATGACCCGTTGCACATCAGCTCTTATCGTTCTTGCCGCCGCAGCAGGACTTTCGCTCGGTAGCATGTCAACCGCTCAGGCGGCCGAAAACACGTCGGACGAAATCCCGCTCATCGAATGGGACACGAGCTTGGTTACGTTCCAGTTCGACAACGACAAGTTCCTCGGCCAGCGCTTCACCGCCAAGTGCAAGCCGGCCAATGTCGATGACATGGACGAGGCCGTCTATGGCACCGATGTTTACCCCAGCAACAATTCGATCTGCGTCGCTGCCGTGCACGCCGGTCTGGTTGATCGGGACGGTGGCGTCATTACCGTTCAGCTCAATCCGGGCGCCAGCGAGTATGTCGGCAGCAGCCGCAACGGCATTGATACGCAGAGCCTGCCGGGGACACAGCGCAGCATGGTCTTTGTCACTGGTGCCGAGACCAATAACGTCGATCAGATTCTGCTCGACAACGTGCAGCGGATCGATTGGGACACCAAGTTCACGCGTACCGGCCTTGCCTATGAACAGCTGCTGGGCCAGCACTTCGTGTTCAGTTGCCCGGAAGCGCCGAACAACATGAACTCGCGCCGTGTTGTCGGCACCGACTCCTACGCCTTTGACAGCATGATCTGCCGCGCGGCGGTTCACGCCGGCGCCATCACAACCGATGGCGGATTGGTCACCGTGCAGATGGATTCGGGCAAGGAACGCCTTGTCGGCAGCATCCGCAACGGCATCGAGACCAAGGACGGCCCGGGCGGCCACCGCACTCTGTCCTTCGTTGAGGCGCCGACCGCGCAGAACTAA
- a CDS encoding LacI family DNA-binding transcriptional regulator — translation MASIYDVAAAAGVSITTVSHVYSGNRHVAADTVARVMEAARDLDYSPRLSARALATGRSMILGVCFPAGCSLLHRNPYFPALLEGLSAAAGKLGYGFLLIPNALGENGVNQGELLGQLDGVIIADPAENDVRLAAFLDRDLPVITVGRWMSRQDVPWVDNDHSRAIKDLFVHLDEQGYERPLLLNKRPTISYESDVEHAFQKETAARGQSGRTVWCDDFFSQKTYDVAREILTAADRPDVIIASTDSQALSVLQAASDLGIAIPDELGVVGEGETVLAASSIPPLTSIRVFPDKLGDLAVALMLDLLNGGNGDRTKLVPVELVVRASTDRKSGVNVRS, via the coding sequence ATGGCCAGTATCTATGACGTCGCCGCCGCGGCCGGCGTATCGATTACCACGGTGTCCCATGTCTATTCGGGCAATCGACATGTGGCAGCCGATACCGTCGCGCGCGTGATGGAGGCCGCCAGAGATCTGGACTATAGCCCTCGTCTCAGCGCCCGCGCCCTGGCGACCGGGCGGTCGATGATTCTGGGCGTCTGTTTTCCTGCCGGATGCAGTCTGCTTCATCGCAATCCCTACTTTCCGGCCTTGCTGGAGGGCTTATCAGCGGCAGCGGGCAAGCTGGGTTACGGGTTTCTTTTGATTCCCAACGCGCTCGGCGAAAACGGCGTCAACCAGGGTGAGCTTCTCGGACAGCTTGACGGCGTCATCATCGCCGATCCGGCGGAGAACGATGTCCGCCTCGCCGCGTTTCTCGATCGCGACCTGCCAGTCATCACCGTCGGACGCTGGATGAGCCGCCAAGACGTTCCCTGGGTCGATAACGATCATTCCAGGGCGATCAAGGACCTCTTTGTCCACCTCGATGAGCAGGGTTACGAGCGGCCGCTTCTGTTGAACAAACGACCGACCATTTCCTATGAGTCCGATGTCGAACATGCGTTCCAGAAGGAGACCGCAGCACGCGGCCAGTCGGGTCGTACCGTCTGGTGCGACGACTTCTTCAGCCAGAAGACCTATGACGTCGCGCGCGAGATCCTGACCGCGGCCGACCGGCCCGATGTCATCATCGCCAGTACCGACAGCCAAGCCTTGTCGGTGCTCCAGGCCGCCAGTGATCTGGGTATCGCCATTCCCGACGAACTTGGCGTCGTCGGCGAGGGCGAGACGGTCCTTGCCGCCAGCTCGATCCCACCCTTGACCAGCATACGCGTCTTTCCCGACAAGCTCGGCGACCTCGCCGTCGCCTTGATGCTCGATCTGCTGAATGGCGGCAACGGTGATCGAACCAAGCTCGTCCCCGTGGAGTTGGTGGTACGCGCGAGTACCGACCGCAAGTCCGGCGTCAACGTGCGATCGTGA